Proteins encoded by one window of Lycium barbarum isolate Lr01 chromosome 11, ASM1917538v2, whole genome shotgun sequence:
- the LOC132618384 gene encoding uncharacterized protein LOC132618384, which yields MPILNRVALGLKTGMTKRGIRRNRGEKIVKVVRVVKDSRSTVNDDGSTSSFGWLMIMGYAWSEYAEAKAEKKALKEEARLETQNRRDVIDYPSLCGVHPCYAPPLRSQLEASFMEKAQLLDFD from the exons ATGCCTA TACTTAATCGTGTTGCCCTTGGGTTGAAGACTGGAATGACCAAG CGTGGAATTCGGAGAAACCGAGGTGAAAAGATCGTCAAAGTTGTTCGTGTCGTAAAGGATAGTAGAAGCACTGTAAATGATGATGGAAGCACTTCTTCCTTTGGTTGGCTG ATGATAATGGGTTATGCGTGGTCTGAATATGCCGAAGCTAAGGCAGAGAAGAAGGCCTTGAAGGAGGAG GCAAGACTGGAAACACAGAATCGTCGTGATGTTATTGATTATCCTTCCTTGTGCGGAGTCCACCCATGCTATGCACCTCCACTAAGATCCCAACTAGAAGCATCATTTATGGAAAAAGCTCAACTTCTGGATTTTGACTAA